The genome window TATCCAGTTAAAGGTCATATATTATTGAAAAGTagatttgcatttcttttttattacaaaGCAAGTCCAGGTGTTATATCACCTACCTAACGTATCAAAACGCTCAGccaggaatgaatgaatggaaacaGCCTGTACTCAGAAACTTTCCCTTCAAACAAGCCGTCAGGACTTCTGTAAGTTTCTGATGTTACAACTATACTGTCCCAACCTCGGCACAGCcatggttgcaaaaaaaaactgcgaGATTTGATGAGAGAACATGGTGGGCGTtgtctgctcaggcctgtgagagctgtccaatcagagcagactgggctttacaggaggggggccttaaagaaaCGGGCACTAAAATAAGTATTCAGTTGGAGGGTTTGGGTTTTTGGgtgtgtcttgtttgttttttgttgtttttctcccatCATGAtttgttaaatatgaaaaaatggCAATAATGGACCTTTAACTCTTACAGGCCATACTATACCAttactaaaatgtgtttttaaaatagaatTAGCTGTCGAGCTAATGATGAAGGTtgtgtgaagctccagaatgtGAAGTGAGTACTGTAACTGAACCTTGGACTGAGACTGTTTTGTCAAATTAATTACTGTTAGTTATTATTAGCTGTTATATCAAGGCTACGTCACACTTAATAatttaatggaaaatgtatgatgtgaacaatattgtgtttttgtgaccttAACATATTCTGGAAAGGTACTATAGAGTCTAAACAGATTTATAACACCGCATTTAATATCTTagtgttgtttaaaaatgtcgATTCAGACATTTGAAGTCCTTACTGAGAGTTTCTGAGTGTCTCCGTCCAGCACCCTCTCCAGGTAGAGCTGCTTGATCTCTCGTTCTAGTCTGGATGGAAGGCCGGGGTACATGGTGGTCCCTCCTGACAGAACAATGTGCTTATAGAAGTCTGCcctgctcagaaaaaaaaaaaaacagaagaaagattggaaattagcattttgtttgtctcacaTATtgctgaataataataataaaaaaaaacattgtaggTTTTATGTTAATTCAGTAGCTGTGAGGTAAAAGTACAGACAGCAGTGAGGAGACTCGGACCTGAGGTCAATGTCTGCAGCCTGGATGGTGTTAAACAGCAGCTCGGCCACTCCCGCTCCCTCCACGTTGATGAGATGAGGCTGGAAGAGAGCTTCAGGGGCCCCAAACCTCTCTCCACCCACCCTCACCTGCCGGCCGTCGGGGAGCTACACCACAGAAAGGAACCAGATAAGAAAAATCTCAACATCATAGTGTTACACAGTCCCTGCTTTGGTATTTCATACCATTACAGTGCTGCCCTCATGCAGTGACATTATGTATTGTAGATGTAtctacacaacaacaacatattttatatgaatgttGCGTCTTTCAAATGCGTGGGTTGAAGCCTTCTACATGGGCTTCACTGACACACAAAGTGGAAGGCACCTGAATCTGATATTTTCTAATTTTACAAATGACAGTAACTGAACAGTTTGATGTTTGGGGATACATGCTTATCTGTTTTCTTGTTGACAGTGCAACAAGAAGACGGTTCCCACTGCTTTCCTGGCAAAGACCCACCGTCCACTGCCTCGTTATCACAGCTAACCCTGGTATTTGTGTCCTAACCCTGACCAGTCTCACTCCTCATGCCTTAAGCTAACCAATCCAACAATTGAaggcaaccaatcagaggcagacgAGAGATCCATAATAACACCACTGACAACCCTGTAATGTTTGTACACTAATTAAAAATTAGTCTGGAGCTAGCAGTTATGTTAGATTAACTTAAACCATTTAACTTCATGTGAATCCACACATTGTTATTTTACACTAACTTGAGCGCTTCTGGATATTTCACCTTAAGCGCCAGGCTagctatttgtgtgtttgaaaaagaaaactgctatTAGTAATGCACTGCTTTCCTTCCACCCAATCCAGATCAAGACCTTAAATACAGGAAGCAGTGGTGCTGGTACCACTTTTGcccacaggggccgccagaatcaacaaaaataaGAGTTCCTTGAAGCTGCTTTAAGTACATTAAACGACTTAAATTGTTCTGTAACATACTGTGAATGTCTCCACCAGGTAGGTGGTCTCTGTGGCCAGGCGCTGCTCCTGCTCGATGTTGTATCCCACGTAGCAGAGCTTCTCCTTCAACATACGCACAGTCTCAAAGTCGGCCGTGTGGTTGAAGGCGTAACCGCGGAGAAGCAGGAGCTGATGGTAGGAAGACAAAAGGTGACATGTTTTTGAGGTCAGCTATTACTCGGACcagttgtgttttctctgctcatccTACAGACTCTACTTCCTTTCCCATGATTCACCTTAATGAGGTAGCGTGTGATGTCACGTCCTGCGATATCCAACCTGCGTGTGAGGTGGGGTAAAGAAAAGCCCTCGTACACCGGACAGATGTGGGTGACACCATCCCCCGAGTCGACGACCACACCGGTCAGCAGACCTGTCGGACAAGGACAATTCCCAAACATTTCTAATCAGTGAATCCACTCTTGAGGTCAGTTCATTTGAGGTCAGAGTTTTGACGCCTTACCCTGAGCATACAGTGTGAGCACAGCCTGAATGGCCACATAAATGCCATGGAACTGGTACTTCTCAAACATGACCTCCGCAATCTTCTCCCGGTTCTTGGTGGGGTTCATGGGCGGCTCAGTCAGCAAGATCTTAGAGAAGGAAATACAAACCGATTGAATGCCGAAGAGAGAATAAAGCTAGAATACAGAACAAAGTGATAAATCATTAATTGCAAACAGTTCCACTTGTCTGTTGGTTGATTTATCAGCAGGCTTACACAAACAGATTTCAGATGTCCAAAAAACTTGGATTTGGGATGGGTGTTGTCCCAAAATCGACCCAATTTACTTCTGGTATGGATTTGAATAAAGCAGCAAATTCAGAAATTCTTCCTGTTCTTTAACATGTGAGACATTTCCCAGGGATTAATGCATAGACCCGAGTCATGATTTAATACTTGTTGGTTGTTACAATCATAAGAATGTTTTCAAGGAAAAGGGATTTTGTaccatctttaaaaaagaaatgatttgtctaggtaatgttatcaatatgacctttaacaACAAATACAGTGTGACAGCTGCCCGGCCTCGCTCTACCTTGCATTCTTTTGG of Acanthopagrus latus isolate v.2019 chromosome 10, fAcaLat1.1, whole genome shotgun sequence contains these proteins:
- the zgc:101810 gene encoding actin-related protein 2 → MDSKGRKVVVCDNGTGFVKCGFAGSNFPDHIFPAMVGRPIIRSTTKVGNIEIKDLMVGEEASECRSMLEVAYPMENGMVRCWEDMLHLWDHTFGPDRLNINPKECKILLTEPPMNPTKNREKIAEVMFEKYQFHGIYVAIQAVLTLYAQGLLTGVVVDSGDGVTHICPVYEGFSLPHLTRRLDIAGRDITRYLIKLLLLRGYAFNHTADFETVRMLKEKLCYVGYNIEQEQRLATETTYLVETFTLPDGRQVRVGGERFGAPEALFQPHLINVEGAGVAELLFNTIQAADIDLRADFYKHIVLSGGTTMYPGLPSRLEREIKQLYLERVLDGDTQKLSKFKIRIEDPPRRKHLVFLGGAVLANIMKDKDSFWLSKAEYDEKGLGVLQKLGGGVR